In the Halococcus sediminicola genome, AGGAGATGGCACAGGACGATGGGGTCAGAATTATGGGCTACGATATCGGTCCTATCGGCGGCGTCTATCGTGCGACCGAAGATCTTCTCGAAGAGTACGGTGACGAGCGCGTCATCGACACGCCGCTGTCGGAAAACGGCATCATCGGGACCGCCGTAGGAATGGCGATGGCCGGCGAACGCGTCGTCCCCGAAATCCAGTTCATGGGCTTTTCCTACCCCGCGTTCGGCCAGATCATGTACGCGCTCGTGAAGATATACGACCGCACGGGCGGCGATGTCGAGGTTCCTCTCACGGTCAGAATGGCCTATGGCGGCGGGGTGAAGGCCCTCGAATATCACCAAGAATCGACCGAGACGTACTACCTCCACACGCCCGGCGTGCGGGTGGTCTGTCCAAGCACGCCCTATCAGGCGAAAGGGCTGCTCGCGGCGAGCATCCGCCACGACGACCCCGTGATGTTCATGGAGCCGAAGAAAATCTATCGCGGCGGCGAGCAATCGGTGCCAACCGACGATTACACCCTGCCGCTCGACGAGGCGCGGCTGGTCCGCGATGGCGAGGATGTGACGGTGCTGACATGGGGAGCGATGGTGCGTCATGCGGTCGCGGCGAGCGAAGCGGTGGATGCGAGCGTCGAGGTGGTAGACGTCCGCTCGCTGTCGCCGCTAGACGTCGACACGATACTGGAATCGGTGAAGAAAACCGGGCGATGCGTCGTGGTTCACGAGGCGCGCCGTAGCCTCGGGTTGGGTGCGGAGCTGTCAGCGCTGGTCAACGAGTACGCTCTCGATCGGTTGAAGGCACCCGTCAAGCGCGCGACGGGCTACGACGTGCACTTCCCGAGCCACAACATCGAGGACGACTATCTGCCCGACGAGGAACGCGCCCAACATGCTATCGAGGCGGTGATGAACTATGAATTCTGAACACGCCACGCGGACGAGCGAGCATCGTACGACGAACGGTCACGGTCAGCGGGGCGGACGATGAGCTACGAGTTCGAGCTTCCCGACCCCGGCGAGGGGCTGACCGAGGCCGAGATCCAAGAGTGGCATGTCGAGGAGGGCGACGAGGTCGAAGAAGACGACGTGCTCGGGGAGGTCGAGACCGACAAAGCCGTCACCGACATCCCGTCGCCGGTCTCGGGGACGATTCAGGAGATCACCGCGGAGGCGGGCGAGACGGTCGAGGTCGGCACAGTCATCGTCGTTCTCGACACAGGCGAAGACG is a window encoding:
- a CDS encoding alpha-ketoacid dehydrogenase subunit beta, with protein sequence MSEIYPAPASERDTSDETEDIDLVTAVNHTLHQEMAQDDGVRIMGYDIGPIGGVYRATEDLLEEYGDERVIDTPLSENGIIGTAVGMAMAGERVVPEIQFMGFSYPAFGQIMYALVKIYDRTGGDVEVPLTVRMAYGGGVKALEYHQESTETYYLHTPGVRVVCPSTPYQAKGLLAASIRHDDPVMFMEPKKIYRGGEQSVPTDDYTLPLDEARLVRDGEDVTVLTWGAMVRHAVAASEAVDASVEVVDVRSLSPLDVDTILESVKKTGRCVVVHEARRSLGLGAELSALVNEYALDRLKAPVKRATGYDVHFPSHNIEDDYLPDEERAQHAIEAVMNYEF